In Chitinophagaceae bacterium, the DNA window CGTTGCTGACAGATCTTCAGAATTGTGCATTGCCATCGCTCTTCCTCTTACGCGCTCGAGCGATGCTTCAATCTGCGCTTCGCGAGCCTGCGCTTCAGCCAGCGCAATGTCACTGTATCGTTGATAAGCGAGTTCGAAAACATTTTTGAATCTCTTGAACAATTCGATCTCCTCTTTATTCAGTAAAATATATGTTGACATTCCCAGCGCGACTGGTCCGAGAGAATTCCAATAATAACAGAGCGCTGTTGCCTGCTCAAGAAATGAATCAATAAACACGTTGGTCGTCTTTTGATATGCAATCCAGTCCTTCACCTCGTTTCCTTTGAATGAGTAAATGAAAACTTCACCGGCACCTTTTAGCATCTGATCAGCAAACTCCCTTTGAACCGGATGATTCTTGTAGTCCGTTTCAGTGATGATGGTCTTATTGTGCTTTGTGTAGAACTCATAGTTGAAGTAAGTGCTTTTCTCCTCATTGAAAATGGCAGTCTGAATGTTTCTGATTTCTTTAACCCCCAGTAATTCGAGCTGATTTGAAATCACAGTACATACTTCGAGCATATCAGCAGGTTGCATCATGCTCATTGCTTTTGAGCGAACACGTTCGAGCGCTGCTTCAATCCTGGCTTCCTTTGCCTGCGCTTCTGCAAGTGCGATATCTGCATAACGCTGATAGGATAAATTGAAAACATTTCTGCATTGTTCGAGTATTTTTATCTGGTCCGCTGCAACAGGTTTGAATGACGAAATACTCAGGGCTCCAAGCCCTATTGAATAGGAATAATAGTAAACAGAGGTTGCTTCGTTGAGCTTTGGATCAGGGAGATAACCAATTTCTTCCCGGTAGGCCCTCCAGGTTGCCATTTCATTTTCCGGAATTATTACTTCTGCAAAAGCATTATTGGCTTTTCTCAATTCTATCACCCATGCCTTTACTATTGGATTGTTGTTATAAAAGACTTCAATAATTCCTGTTATGCCATAATCAGAATAATAATAGCTGACAATGGATTCTTTTGCATTGTTGTTAATAATAATTTCTGTGTTGCGGAGGTCGGCAAATCCAAGTGCTTTCAATGCTGTAAACAAGGTTTCACTAATGCCAGCCAACTCTTCAGGCTTCCTCATTGCCATTGCAACCGACCTTACTCTTTCAAGTGCTGTTTCAATCCTTGCTTCTTTGGCCTGCGCCTCGGCAAGTGCAATATCAATGTAACGCTGATACGATAAACTGAAAACGTTCCTAAACCGTTTCAACACTTCAAGCTTTTCATCTATAACAGGGCTAAAAGCGGAAATCCCAATAGCACCTTTTCCGATTGAATAAAAATAATAGTAGAGTGCAGTGCTTTTGTTTATTCTCGGATCATCCTTTTCTCCGATTCTTTTCCTGAATTTTTTCCACTCTTTTAAATCATTGCCTGAAAAAATTGTTTCTGAAAATGCATCGTCAGCGCTTCTTATCTGACTTACCTGGTTTTCAATAACAGGATGTATGTTGTAAGCTAAATGATTGATGCTTTTTCCAATTGCATCGGAATAATCATAATTCACAAATGTTTTATCGGCATCATTATGAATGTTAATCATCGAATTTCTCAATTCAATAAATCCCAGTGCCTGCAGTTCCATAAACAACACTTCGCAAATATTCAGAAGGTCGTCAGGTTGCTTCATGCTCATTGCAACAACGGTTACTTTATCCAATGCTGCTTCTATCTCTAGTTCACGGTTCTTCTTTTCTAACTCAAGTGTTGTTTCATGTAACTTCTTTTCGAGCAAATCGATTTTCTTTTCCCATTTTTCAATAGGTGAGTTATCTTCTTCAGGTTGTTTCTTCATACCACGGTTACTTTTGTTTGATCCACTTTAACCTTCTGTTGGCATCTAAAACTTTGAGTATTAAAGTGTCACCATCAAATGTAAATTGCCTTTTCACATTGGTATTCCAGGCAGATGGAATGCTATGCGATAAACGATGGTGCTCGACAATACCAGCACTGTCATTGATTGTATAGTTCGCCACGTACACATAGTTGGATGAAAATTCTTCCACTGCAGCTTTAAGTGCTGCAACAGGCATGCTGTCAATTTTTTGATGCAATAATTTTTTATTGATTGTTTCTTCTTCTGTCAGCCAACCAAAATCTTTGTAACCGTTGGGAGTGATCTGAACAGCCATGTGTCCTTTGCCATCATAAACAATGTATCCCGTTCCTCCGCTTGCCCATTCCTGTTCATGCCAGGCTCCCGTTGAATCCAGGTTTTCGATGATGTGCAATTTATACATGCCTGCCAGTTCGTTGAGGTTACTGTCAGGTAAATGGGTTGAGCAGGCAGACCAAAGAGTCACCATTACTGCTAAGGCAAAAAGTTTCATTTCGATCGGTTTATACGACGCATGAGAAGTGCATCACAAAGTAATAAACTGTGAGCAGATTGCGCTGTATGCTGTTTAGGAGCGCGGAACATCATTCCGCATTTCCAGGCAAAGAAATTCAGTGCTTAACTCATTATACTACCTATAAAAAACGGCAGCGAGTGCTGCCGTTTTAATTTAAACCTGCATGCTGCAATTATTGCTTTATGAATTTTGCGCTCATTCTTTGATTGTCATTTGTTACTATTAATATCAAATAATTTCCGCTAGCTAAGTCTGTAACATTAATTATTTGCATTGGCTCCGTTAATTGGGTTGCCTTTGCCATTCTTCCGTACAAATCGTAGATCAGGCAGGTTAAAGGTAACTGCATACTGTTAACGGAAATATTCAATTCATTGGTAACCGGATTCGGATAAACTTCAAAACTGTTGCCCGACATCGTGGTAGCCATTTTATTCAGACTTGTTGTGAAACTCACGCTACTCGAAAAATCAGAGCTGATAGTTGGGTTGTTGCTGCAAATGGTTTTCACCTTCCAATTGTAGGTTGTGTTTGCAGAAAGACCGGTAAACTGAATGAAATTATTTGTAACAGTTGTGGTGATCCACGGATTGTTTCCGGTAAGCTTGTAACTCACTTTATATTTCAGAGCACCACTTACCGCATTCCAGTTAAACGTAGCAGCGGTTGTCGTAATATTTGTTGTCGTTAATCCATCAGGCATAAGACAAGGTGCAGGATTGACAGTTATAAATGCAGTTTTAGTAATTGTACTGGAACCTACTGCATTAATTGAAGTTAAGGTAACATCATACGTTCCCGCTGTATTATACTGAACAGAAGGATTTTGAATAATTGATGTTGACGGTGTTCCTCCATTGAAGGTCCATGACCATGCTGTTGGAATGTTGGTGCTCAGGTCGGTGAAGTTTACTGTTCCGCCTGCAAATATGTTGGTTGCGCTTGCACTGAAATCCGCCACCGGGCTCAATGTGCCAAGTAAATCAATCCTTTTTGTGGAGACAGGAATAGGATAGCCGTAAGCAATGTAACCACCGGCGAAATAACCTTTGTTGCCACAGGTTAATGCTTTAATACTATTTCTTCCCAATGATAAATAATCAAACGTCCAGGTTGCAGTTGCAGGATCATAAATCTGTATCAGATTTGAATAGGTAGCTGTTGCCGTAATGTAACCACCTGCAAAATATATTTTGTCGTTGATCACGCTCATCGAATATCCTGATAAGGCAGTAGGCATGTAGATCGTGCTCCATGAGTTGGCGACAGTATTGTAGATATCAACTTCATTTTCCGCAGGATCATAAGCGCCACCCGCAAAGTAAGCATTGGTTCCAATCACAACTGATTTCATGCTGTAGCGCGCTGTGGGCAGATTGGAAGTTGTCCAGCTATCTGCAGAAGCATCGTATATGTCAACATTTTTAACTGCGCCGCCCAAATTACCACCTGTTCCTCCGGCAAAAATTATTTTGCTGGCAATAACGGCTACTGCTATGTTTTCTCTTTTTAATGAAAGTGTAGTTTTTGTCCACAGGCCCGTTGAAACATCATAAATGTCAACAGTATTTGAACTGATGGTGTTGTAACTCATGTCCCAAAACCAACCGCCTGCAAAAACAATTTTATTTCCGCTTGCGCCAACAGCAATATTCGAACGTGCCTTCGAAAGTTTTCCTGATGTTCTTACACCAGTGTTAACATCAAATATGTCGGCTGTGCTGTACATGTAAACTGGTCCGGAAATATCTGACCGGCCTGTTCCACCGGCAAAAACAATTTTATCACCTGCTGCTCCGGCACCACCCACTTCACGGTTTTTTGTCAAAAACAAAGTAGACCATGTATTGGTGGTTGCATTGTATACATCCACATTTTTGGAGTATTGAGGATCAGCAAAGTTTCCATATTTACCGCCCCCTAAATAAACTTTTTCTCCAAAACTTACTACCCTAACCTGTGGCCTTGAAATAGATAAAAGTCCGCTTGTATGAATATTTGTGGTTGCATCAAATATATCCCAGTTTCCGCCATTCGTAAAAACTGCCTTGTTTAATGTAGCAGCGCTATATGGATAGACTCCTGCTGTGCTTAGCGAATCAATCGACCATTGCGCGCTTGCTGAAATAGCCATCATCATGATAATGACTACTCCTGAAATTTTGC includes these proteins:
- a CDS encoding lipocalin-like domain-containing protein, producing MKLFALAVMVTLWSACSTHLPDSNLNELAGMYKLHIIENLDSTGAWHEQEWASGGTGYIVYDGKGHMAVQITPNGYKDFGWLTEEETINKKLLHQKIDSMPVAALKAAVEEFSSNYVYVANYTINDSAGIVEHHRLSHSIPSAWNTNVKRQFTFDGDTLILKVLDANRRLKWIKQK
- a CDS encoding T9SS type A sorting domain-containing protein, whose protein sequence is MKSKISGVVIIMMMAISASAQWSIDSLSTAGVYPYSAATLNKAVFTNGGNWDIFDATTNIHTSGLLSISRPQVRVVSFGEKVYLGGGKYGNFADPQYSKNVDVYNATTNTWSTLFLTKNREVGGAGAAGDKIVFAGGTGRSDISGPVYMYSTADIFDVNTGVRTSGKLSKARSNIAVGASGNKIVFAGGWFWDMSYNTISSNTVDIYDVSTGLWTKTTLSLKRENIAVAVIASKIIFAGGTGGNLGGAVKNVDIYDASADSWTTSNLPTARYSMKSVVIGTNAYFAGGAYDPAENEVDIYNTVANSWSTIYMPTALSGYSMSVINDKIYFAGGYITATATYSNLIQIYDPATATWTFDYLSLGRNSIKALTCGNKGYFAGGYIAYGYPIPVSTKRIDLLGTLSPVADFSASATNIFAGGTVNFTDLSTNIPTAWSWTFNGGTPSTSIIQNPSVQYNTAGTYDVTLTSINAVGSSTITKTAFITVNPAPCLMPDGLTTTNITTTAATFNWNAVSGALKYKVSYKLTGNNPWITTTVTNNFIQFTGLSANTTYNWKVKTICSNNPTISSDFSSSVSFTTSLNKMATTMSGNSFEVYPNPVTNELNISVNSMQLPLTCLIYDLYGRMAKATQLTEPMQIINVTDLASGNYLILIVTNDNQRMSAKFIKQ